In the genome of Stigmatella aurantiaca, one region contains:
- a CDS encoding WD40 repeat domain-containing serine/threonine-protein kinase, which produces MSPAELPGNLPAAGREPSPLETAPTLPGRTSPSAVDLPTLPLPALEADRYTLHGELAHGGIGRIFRARDRRLDRPVAIKELLVPGQDTEARFIAEALVTARLQHPSIVPVYEAGRWPTGEPFFAMKLVAGRSLADLLAGKRTLQERLALLPHVLAVAEAIAYAHSERIIHRDLKPANVLVGDFGETVVIDWGLAKDLGREGAEPEAAPQAEPSPSQDGSLTRQGTVIGTPAYMPPEQAAARPVDERADVYALGAILYHLLAGAQPYDGGSSNQILDQVVKHPPPPLGQRQRGIPEDLLALVAKAMAREPAQRYATARELAEDLRRFQTGQIVGAHVYSLRERTLRFVRRYRSAVAVTGVALVVLASVGTVSVRRVIAERDRAERKQAEAEAARSDAERTRRLALERADELTLLHARAAVEKDPNETIAWLRSLSPQFTRWPAVRLLAAEAQARGLATVLRGHTQTLDDMAFTQDGQRLVSCSDDHTVRVWELARGESRVLTGHTDEVWRLELSPDHRFAVTASKDRTARRWELDTGQSQVFAGHTGPVDGIALTPDGRHLLTSNRGDDLLRRWNVATGTLERTFKTGMGPLGQLKISPDGRYVLVHSLRQPRAQLWDLKQGTSRTLEHGGPLRVIAFSPRGDTAVTGGEDQTLRLWNVRTGQARVLGEKLGVLWALAYAPDGKSLAAGTAEGHVRLWELATGQDRLLGQHEGRVNRLTFSPDGQHLASGSDDRTARVWEPRTGLSRTLHGHTSAVHLIAFTPDGRQLAVSGYDGTARLYALSTAAGRVLARAQAPLRTLAVSPEGRHLAAAGTDGSLRLIDASTGGTHLLEASGPEGARKAPLAFSPEGQWLAQGSRSGKIQLWEASTGQALRALEGHTASVSALAFSGAHRQLASADLTGEVRLWELATGQGRVLGRHAGAVQRLTFSPDGSLLASGSVDATVRRWDLRQGGFQELRGHEDAVGPLRFSPDGRQLVSGGMDHTLRLWDLAHGQSLRVDVSGNGVLELLPAPGGQLISASLKDSMVRRWEGGTGKALPPLRGHQGDITGLALSPDGRRLASASADRTVRLWELESGESRVLRGHAARVTGVGFLNDQTVVSLSEDGTVRLWPDELPMSPKALRAWLEQAAAPPP; this is translated from the coding sequence ACGGGGAGCTGGCGCACGGGGGCATTGGCCGCATCTTCCGCGCGAGGGACCGGCGCCTGGACCGGCCCGTGGCCATCAAGGAGCTGCTCGTCCCCGGCCAGGACACCGAGGCGCGCTTCATCGCCGAGGCTCTCGTCACCGCGCGCCTCCAGCACCCCTCCATCGTCCCCGTCTACGAGGCCGGGCGCTGGCCCACCGGCGAGCCCTTCTTCGCGATGAAGCTCGTGGCGGGCCGCTCGCTGGCGGACCTCCTCGCCGGGAAGAGGACGCTGCAGGAGCGGCTCGCGCTGCTGCCCCACGTGCTCGCGGTGGCCGAGGCCATCGCCTACGCCCACTCCGAGCGCATCATCCACCGCGACCTCAAGCCGGCCAACGTGCTGGTGGGCGACTTCGGGGAGACGGTGGTCATCGACTGGGGGCTCGCCAAGGACCTGGGCCGCGAAGGCGCCGAGCCCGAAGCGGCTCCCCAAGCCGAGCCATCTCCCTCCCAGGACGGGAGCCTCACGCGGCAGGGCACCGTCATCGGCACCCCGGCGTACATGCCCCCGGAGCAGGCCGCGGCCCGCCCCGTGGACGAGCGCGCAGATGTGTACGCCCTGGGCGCCATCCTCTACCACCTGCTGGCGGGCGCGCAGCCCTACGACGGCGGCTCCTCGAACCAGATCCTCGATCAGGTGGTGAAGCACCCGCCCCCGCCGCTCGGGCAGCGCCAGCGCGGGATTCCCGAGGACCTGCTGGCCCTGGTGGCCAAGGCGATGGCGCGAGAGCCCGCCCAGCGCTACGCCACCGCGCGCGAGCTGGCGGAGGACCTGCGGCGCTTCCAGACGGGCCAGATTGTCGGCGCCCACGTGTACTCGCTCCGGGAGCGGACGCTGCGCTTCGTGCGCCGCTACCGCTCGGCGGTGGCGGTGACGGGGGTGGCGCTGGTGGTGCTGGCCAGCGTGGGCACGGTGAGCGTGCGGCGGGTCATCGCCGAGCGGGACCGGGCCGAGCGCAAGCAGGCGGAGGCCGAGGCGGCCCGGAGCGACGCGGAGCGCACGCGGCGGCTGGCCCTGGAGCGGGCCGATGAGCTCACCCTGCTCCACGCCCGGGCCGCGGTGGAGAAGGACCCCAACGAGACCATCGCCTGGCTGCGGAGCCTCTCGCCCCAGTTCACCCGGTGGCCCGCGGTGCGCCTGCTCGCCGCGGAGGCGCAGGCGCGCGGCCTGGCCACCGTGCTGCGCGGCCACACGCAGACGCTGGACGACATGGCCTTCACCCAGGACGGCCAGCGCCTCGTCTCGTGCAGCGACGACCACACCGTGCGCGTCTGGGAGCTGGCGCGGGGCGAGTCCCGCGTCCTCACCGGGCACACGGACGAGGTGTGGCGGCTGGAGCTCTCGCCGGATCACCGCTTCGCCGTCACCGCCAGCAAGGACCGCACCGCGCGCCGGTGGGAGCTGGACACGGGGCAGAGCCAGGTGTTCGCCGGGCACACGGGGCCCGTGGACGGCATCGCCCTCACCCCGGATGGGCGGCACCTGCTCACCAGCAACCGGGGCGATGACCTGCTGCGGCGCTGGAACGTGGCCACCGGCACCCTGGAGCGGACCTTCAAGACGGGGATGGGCCCGCTCGGCCAGCTCAAGATTTCGCCCGATGGGCGGTATGTCCTCGTCCACTCCCTGCGGCAGCCCCGCGCGCAGCTCTGGGACCTGAAGCAGGGCACCTCGCGCACGCTGGAGCACGGGGGCCCCTTGCGCGTCATCGCCTTCTCCCCGCGCGGGGACACCGCGGTGACCGGAGGCGAGGACCAGACCCTGCGCCTGTGGAACGTGCGCACCGGCCAGGCGCGGGTGCTCGGCGAGAAGCTCGGCGTGCTCTGGGCGCTGGCCTACGCCCCGGACGGGAAGTCCCTGGCCGCAGGCACGGCCGAGGGCCATGTGCGGCTGTGGGAGCTGGCCACCGGCCAGGACCGGCTGCTGGGCCAGCACGAAGGGCGCGTCAACCGGCTCACCTTCTCCCCGGATGGACAGCACCTGGCCTCCGGCAGCGACGACCGCACGGCCCGGGTGTGGGAGCCCCGCACGGGCCTGAGCCGCACGCTGCACGGCCACACGAGCGCGGTGCACCTCATAGCCTTCACCCCGGATGGGCGGCAGCTCGCCGTGAGCGGCTACGACGGCACGGCCCGCCTCTACGCCCTGAGCACGGCCGCCGGCCGGGTGCTGGCCCGGGCCCAGGCGCCCCTGCGCACCCTGGCGGTGTCCCCCGAGGGGCGGCACCTGGCCGCCGCGGGCACGGATGGCTCCCTGCGCCTCATTGATGCGTCCACCGGAGGCACCCACCTGCTGGAAGCCTCCGGCCCGGAGGGCGCCCGGAAAGCCCCGCTGGCGTTCTCCCCCGAGGGGCAGTGGCTGGCCCAGGGGAGCCGCTCGGGCAAGATTCAGCTGTGGGAGGCCTCCACGGGACAGGCCCTGCGCGCGCTGGAGGGCCATACGGCCTCCGTGTCCGCCCTGGCCTTCTCCGGGGCCCACCGCCAGCTCGCCTCCGCGGACCTGACGGGCGAGGTGCGGCTGTGGGAGCTGGCCACCGGCCAGGGCCGCGTCCTGGGAAGGCACGCGGGCGCCGTCCAGCGGCTCACCTTCTCGCCGGATGGAAGCCTCCTCGCCTCGGGGAGCGTGGACGCCACGGTCCGGCGGTGGGACTTGCGCCAGGGAGGCTTCCAGGAGCTGCGGGGCCACGAGGACGCGGTGGGCCCGCTGCGCTTCTCCCCGGATGGGCGGCAGCTCGTCAGTGGCGGCATGGACCACACGCTGCGCTTGTGGGACCTGGCGCACGGCCAGAGCCTCCGGGTGGACGTCAGCGGCAACGGCGTCCTGGAGCTGCTGCCGGCCCCGGGCGGACAGCTGATCAGCGCCAGCCTGAAGGACAGCATGGTGCGGCGCTGGGAGGGCGGCACGGGCAAGGCCCTGCCCCCGCTGCGAGGACACCAGGGAGACATCACCGGGCTGGCGCTCTCACCGGATGGGCGGCGCCTGGCCTCGGCGAGCGCGGACCGGACGGTGCGGCTGTGGGAGCTGGAGAGCGGCGAGAGCCGGGTGCTCCGGGGACACGCGGCGCGGGTGACAGGCGTGGGCTTCCTGAATGACCAGACCGTCGTCTCCCTCAGCGAGGACGGCACGGTGCGGCTCTGGCCGGACGAGCTGCCCATGAGCCCCAAGGCCCTGCGCGCCTGGCTGGAGCAGGCGGCGGCCCCTCCGCCCTGA